AAATTTATCTCTTTTTTAGCATAATTTAGAGCTTCTAATAAAAATACTGAATCTGGTCCTCCTGAAAAACCAAGAACTATTTTGTCGCCCTCTTGTATTAATTTTTCATCTTTTATTTTTTTCAAAATTTTTTTTAACATAATTTTATCCTTTAAAACAGTATTTTATAGAATTATACCATATAGAGCCTCTTTTTAAAACTCTTTTTACCTCTTATTTTTAACTAAAAAGTTTCTAAAATTGTTTTTTTCTTTGTATAGTTAAAAAATATTTCAATCTCTCCATTTTTGTTATTTAATACATCATAATTAAATTTTTCAAACTCAGTCTTTTTATATCCCTCTCTTGAAGATATAAAATCTTTTTCAATTATTATATTATTATATTTTTCTTTATCTTTATTAGAAATGAACCATTCAGGATATACACCTGGCTTTCCTAAAAGTAAATAATCTAATTTTAAATACTCTATAAAAATATTTTTTCCTTGAAAATTTTTCTCTTCAAAAAATTTAACTAAATTATTAAAAATAGTTACAACTTTATGACCTAGCCCTAACAAATTTTGTTTATCATAATAATTTGAAATATCTTCAAAAAAGTCAAATGGTCTATTATAATAATTTTCTATTATAAACTTTACTGAATACTTAAACTTCTCAGAATTATAATAGTAATCTAACATTTTTTCTACATTTTTTAATTTTACTAGCTCTTCATATTTTATAAAACAATTAGAAAGTACTTCATATGGAGGAAATTCTATATATTTATAGTCATACTTCTCTATTTCACTAGCTATTTTTGTTCCACTTAAAATTTTTAAGAATCCAAGTTGAATCATTTCAGCATCTAAATCATATACATAATCAAATGAATCTTTAAACGTATCATATGTATCATATGGTAATCCTGCTATTAAATCCACGTGTAAATGAATATTTTTAGATATCGCTTTAATATTATTTCTTAGCCTTTCTAACAAGTTTCTTCTATTTATACTATCCATTGTTTCTTTATTAATACTTTGAACTCCCACTTCAAATTGGAAATATCCATCTGGAACTTTCTTTAAAAAAGCGATTATTTCCTCATCAAAAATATTAGCATTTATTTCAAAATGAAATGTTACTCCCTCTTTATAATTTTCTAATAAATATTCCCAAATTCCTAAATATCTATCTTTTCTTAAATTATAAGTTCTATCTACAAATTTTACTAATTCTACTCCTGAATCTAAAAATCTTTTTAAGTCACTTTTTACTCTCTCTAAAGATAGATATCTAACACCTTTATCTATAGATGATAAACAATATGAACAACTAAAAGGACATCCTCTACTTGATTCATAATATAAAATCTTTATATTTTCTTTTAATTCTTCGTCATTATATGGAAATG
This window of the Cetobacterium somerae ATCC BAA-474 genome carries:
- a CDS encoding B12-binding domain-containing radical SAM protein → MEKVVLVGINSQFIHTNLAIRYLKNYVEKYSSLKIKLYESNINNQIQSIITDLFRLNGNHYIFSTYIWNKEYVFSIIKELKKIMPHITVTLGGPEVSYNAKESLIENKSIDFVLVGEGEKVLLNFLTNENKNQKGVAFLKSGEFAYLGDEFPIENLDTIPFPYNDEELKENIKILYYESSRGCPFSCSYCLSSIDKGVRYLSLERVKSDLKRFLDSGVELVKFVDRTYNLRKDRYLGIWEYLLENYKEGVTFHFEINANIFDEEIIAFLKKVPDGYFQFEVGVQSINKETMDSINRRNLLERLRNNIKAISKNIHLHVDLIAGLPYDTYDTFKDSFDYVYDLDAEMIQLGFLKILSGTKIASEIEKYDYKYIEFPPYEVLSNCFIKYEELVKLKNVEKMLDYYYNSEKFKYSVKFIIENYYNRPFDFFEDISNYYDKQNLLGLGHKVVTIFNNLVKFFEEKNFQGKNIFIEYLKLDYLLLGKPGVYPEWFISNKDKEKYNNIIIEKDFISSREGYKKTEFEKFNYDVLNNKNGEIEIFFNYTKKKTILETF